From a region of the Methanoculleus receptaculi genome:
- a CDS encoding pyridoxamine 5'-phosphate oxidase family protein has protein sequence MVALTEEMKAAFRTMKAYPVATASKEGWPNVVPIAFVELVDDETIWIADNYMKKTLANLQENPRVAIYIWGPETKGCFQIKGDVEIRTSGPDFEKMQFTVRSKMAKAPAKTLLIMKIREVYECTPGPKAGEKIL, from the coding sequence ATGGTTGCACTGACTGAAGAGATGAAAGCGGCTTTCCGCACCATGAAGGCCTACCCGGTCGCCACTGCGTCAAAGGAGGGGTGGCCGAACGTGGTACCGATCGCGTTTGTGGAACTTGTCGATGATGAGACTATCTGGATAGCGGACAACTACATGAAGAAGACACTTGCAAACCTTCAGGAGAACCCCAGGGTTGCCATCTACATCTGGGGTCCTGAGACAAAGGGCTGCTTCCAGATCAAGGGCGATGTCGAGATCAGGACAAGCGGCCCGGACTTTGAAAAGATGCAGTTCACCGTCCGGTCGAAGATGGCAAAAGCACCGGCAAAGACCCTGCTCATCATGAAGATCCGCGAGGTCTACGAGTGCACGCCCGGGCCAAAGGCAGGAGAGAAGATTCTGTAA
- a CDS encoding endonuclease III domain-containing protein — translation MRGSNLAEDLLAIYNALRLAFGHQHWWPAETPFETMIGAILTQNVSWTNAAQAIRNLEGAGLLDPHTLAAAKTSEIARLIVPSRYYNQKAERIREFSRIYVAEFAADPAVMAAADTDELRRRLLAIRGLGKETVDTILLYACEKPVFVVDAYTRRVFSRYGLLPEDASYDRTQRLFAENLEPDVELFNDYHAQVVHLGKTICRKSPLCDRCPIREVRETLCCEKTVSLAAGNP, via the coding sequence ATGAGGGGATCGAACCTGGCCGAGGACCTCCTCGCAATCTACAACGCCCTCCGTTTGGCGTTCGGCCACCAGCACTGGTGGCCCGCAGAGACACCTTTTGAGACTATGATCGGGGCCATCCTCACCCAGAACGTCTCCTGGACGAACGCGGCGCAGGCCATTCGTAACCTGGAGGGTGCAGGACTGCTCGATCCCCACACCCTTGCCGCGGCAAAGACCTCTGAGATCGCCCGCCTGATCGTCCCATCCCGCTACTACAACCAGAAGGCGGAGCGGATCCGGGAGTTCTCCCGGATCTACGTTGCAGAGTTCGCGGCAGATCCGGCGGTGATGGCGGCCGCTGATACCGATGAACTGCGCAGGCGTCTCCTTGCCATCCGCGGTCTCGGGAAGGAGACGGTGGACACCATCCTTCTGTATGCCTGCGAAAAACCGGTCTTTGTTGTTGACGCCTATACCCGGCGGGTATTCTCGCGCTATGGTCTGCTGCCGGAAGACGCATCCTACGATCGGACGCAGCGTCTTTTCGCGGAGAACCTGGAGCCCGATGTGGAGCTCTTCAACGATTACCACGCCCAGGTCGTGCATCTGGGAAAGACCATCTGCAGGAAGTCGCCGCTCTGCGACCGCTGTCCCATCCGTGAAGTCCGGGAGACGCTCTGCTGCGAAAAGACCGTGTCTCTGGCGGCCGGCAATCCCTGA
- a CDS encoding ATP-binding protein, with the protein MTSGRRAAAWERRRLFLLTASVIVVFAANVVGLFSGISTVLPHLFYLPIVLGAYWYPRRGVPFSLGLALGYLAMSLPFAIGEGWLLVQAIARAVVFAAIGAVISLLTLRLREREELYRGVFDNSEAGTFIIAQEADGAQIEEANYVGASLLGSTTDALRGEPITRLFDDPAVWESLKADIDLKGTVYGFETTLRRTDGGTARALLSAGRLQGGGIVLTLVDITALKNAEETLRRTNAKLNMLGRLTHRDLAAAVSRLLAQITQGMRQFDDPAFRRYLEELEESARVVQRRVEITRDYQDLGLQPPDWQPVQEVIRRATSCLLIPSGVSIHSWVERLEVFADPMLDRVFSNLIENAIRHGKTVSSVVITFQILDDGLAIYVEDDGVGVPEEYKERIFEYGVGSGGGLGLFLTREILAITNMTIRETGTPGEGARFVIHVPPDGYRIT; encoded by the coding sequence ATGACCTCCGGGCGTCGGGCTGCAGCATGGGAGAGACGCCGTCTCTTTCTGCTCACCGCATCGGTTATTGTCGTTTTTGCCGCAAACGTCGTCGGCCTCTTTTCAGGCATCTCCACAGTCCTTCCGCACCTCTTCTACCTCCCGATAGTCCTCGGTGCCTACTGGTACCCCCGACGTGGCGTCCCCTTCTCGCTCGGCCTTGCCCTGGGATATCTGGCGATGAGTCTCCCGTTTGCCATCGGGGAGGGATGGCTGCTCGTCCAGGCGATTGCAAGGGCGGTGGTCTTTGCCGCCATCGGCGCCGTCATATCGCTACTCACTCTACGGCTGCGAGAACGCGAGGAACTATACAGAGGAGTCTTCGATAACTCAGAGGCCGGAACGTTCATTATCGCTCAGGAGGCGGATGGAGCACAGATTGAGGAGGCAAACTACGTTGGCGCCTCGCTCCTTGGTTCCACCACAGATGCACTGAGGGGCGAACCCATCACCCGGCTCTTCGATGATCCCGCTGTCTGGGAGAGCCTGAAGGCGGATATTGACCTGAAAGGCACCGTCTACGGCTTCGAGACAACCCTGCGCCGAACCGACGGCGGCACCGCCCGCGCGCTTCTCTCGGCCGGCCGACTGCAGGGAGGTGGCATCGTCCTCACGTTAGTGGATATCACGGCCCTCAAAAACGCCGAGGAGACGCTCCGCCGGACAAACGCCAAACTTAACATGCTCGGGAGACTCACTCACAGGGATCTTGCTGCAGCGGTCTCGCGACTCCTGGCGCAGATCACGCAGGGAATGCGGCAGTTTGACGATCCCGCGTTTCGCCGCTACCTTGAGGAACTGGAGGAGAGCGCCCGGGTTGTTCAGCGCCGGGTGGAGATCACCCGCGATTACCAGGATCTTGGTCTCCAGCCGCCGGACTGGCAACCGGTGCAGGAGGTGATCCGGCGGGCAACATCGTGTCTGCTGATACCTTCGGGAGTATCCATCCACTCCTGGGTGGAGCGGCTTGAGGTATTCGCCGACCCTATGCTGGATCGGGTCTTCTCGAACCTGATCGAGAACGCCATCCGCCACGGGAAGACCGTATCCTCGGTCGTCATCACCTTTCAGATCCTGGACGATGGGCTCGCTATCTACGTTGAGGACGACGGCGTGGGCGTTCCCGAGGAGTATAAAGAGCGTATCTTTGAGTATGGCGTCGGCAGCGGTGGCGGGCTCGGCCTCTTCCTGACACGGGAGATCCTCGCCATCACAAACATGACGATCCGGGAGACGGGGACGCCCGGCGAGGGCGCCAGGTTTGTGATCCACGTGCCGCCGGATGGCTACAGGATAACCTGA
- a CDS encoding NAD+ synthase, translated as MKISLLQVNTVVGDLAGNAGRIAGGVREAARDRPDLIVAPELSLTGCPLRDLLLRPGFVARALSAVDELAANLAGAPPLILGLPIANPAGTGRPAFNAAALIREGEVAGIFRKPSISAGVLNEDRYFEPAGGEIPFIRLGGKTVGVVIGETICYEGPMPDVIVNLVASPFAVGRGRLREEYLSGFAREHGVAVASVNSVGGNDDLVFDGRSAIFDARGTLVARGAPFDADIVTANLANPAPQAVAADEYLPESEIWRALVLGTRDYVRKCGFTSVIIGISGGIDSSLVAAVAASALGPENVLGVLLPSPYTSAANIEDAKQLADNLGIRRCCIPITPMMETFSSRLAGVFSGMPPDTTEENLQARIRAVVLMAIANKFGSMLLATGNKSEIAVGYCTLYGDMAGGLAVIADLPKGMVYRVARWLNAQRPVIPQRVLEKPPSAELRPGQVDQETLPPYDLLDAILERYIDRLESPDDIIDAGYPPETVRKVVRMVEAAEFKRRQAPPGIRVTGRAFGTDWQMPIAAGRWWL; from the coding sequence ATGAAGATCTCGCTTCTCCAGGTGAATACCGTTGTCGGCGATCTCGCCGGAAACGCCGGGCGGATAGCGGGAGGTGTCCGGGAAGCGGCCCGGGACCGACCGGACCTGATCGTCGCACCGGAACTCTCCCTGACGGGGTGCCCCCTACGGGATCTGTTGCTGCGGCCAGGGTTTGTTGCGCGAGCCCTCTCTGCAGTGGATGAACTTGCTGCAAACCTCGCCGGCGCACCCCCACTTATCCTCGGCCTCCCGATAGCGAATCCAGCCGGCACGGGCCGCCCGGCCTTCAACGCCGCCGCCCTTATCAGGGAGGGGGAGGTCGCAGGGATATTCCGAAAACCCTCCATCTCCGCCGGCGTCCTGAATGAGGATCGTTACTTTGAGCCTGCGGGCGGAGAGATCCCGTTCATCCGCCTTGGCGGAAAGACGGTGGGCGTGGTCATCGGTGAGACGATCTGCTACGAGGGGCCGATGCCGGACGTGATCGTTAACCTGGTCGCATCGCCGTTCGCCGTAGGGAGAGGGCGCCTGCGGGAGGAGTATCTCTCAGGGTTTGCCAGGGAGCATGGGGTTGCAGTCGCGTCTGTAAACTCTGTGGGGGGAAACGATGACCTGGTCTTTGACGGCCGGAGTGCCATCTTCGATGCCCGGGGAACGCTCGTTGCCCGCGGTGCGCCGTTTGATGCCGACATCGTGACCGCGAATCTAGCCAACCCCGCGCCGCAGGCTGTCGCCGCCGACGAGTATCTGCCTGAATCAGAGATCTGGCGTGCTCTGGTTCTCGGTACCCGGGACTATGTCCGGAAATGCGGGTTTACATCGGTCATCATAGGCATCTCCGGCGGGATCGATTCATCGCTTGTGGCCGCCGTCGCAGCCAGTGCGCTCGGGCCGGAGAACGTTCTCGGGGTGCTTTTACCCTCTCCCTACACCTCCGCTGCTAACATAGAGGATGCAAAACAACTTGCGGATAACCTGGGGATCCGGAGATGCTGCATCCCGATAACCCCGATGATGGAGACTTTCTCTTCCAGGCTTGCCGGTGTATTCTCCGGCATGCCCCCGGACACCACCGAGGAGAACCTGCAGGCCAGGATCCGGGCGGTGGTTCTGATGGCCATCGCGAACAAGTTTGGTTCAATGCTCCTTGCGACCGGGAACAAATCGGAGATCGCGGTGGGTTACTGCACACTCTATGGCGACATGGCCGGTGGGCTTGCCGTTATCGCCGATCTCCCGAAGGGGATGGTTTACCGGGTTGCCCGCTGGCTGAACGCCCAGCGTCCGGTCATCCCGCAGCGCGTCCTCGAGAAACCGCCTTCTGCGGAACTCCGGCCCGGGCAGGTGGATCAGGAGACGCTTCCGCCTTACGACCTCCTGGACGCGATCCTGGAGCGCTACATCGATCGACTCGAGTCGCCTGATGATATCATCGATGCCGGCTACCCGCCAGAGACCGTCCGGAAAGTCGTCCGGATGGTCGAGGCTGCGGAGTTCAAGCGCCGGCAGGCCCCGCCCGGGATCCGGGTGACCGGGCGGGCGTTCGGGACTGACTGGCAGATGCCGATCGCTGCAGGACGGTGGTGGCTATGA